TGGTGCTCCTGCCGCATGGCGAACTGTCGTCGGGCCGAGTTGGTCAACACGTCGCGCACGGAATACACCGTGGAATATTTTTCCACTTCGGGGACGCCGTGCCCGGCGTCGGACCACACCTGCGAACCCGTGAACAGGGATCCCGCATTACGGCAGTGTTCACCGCATATTTCGTCATAGCGTTCAAACGCCTCGGCAACGTTGTCTGCGGACAGGATTTCCGGCAGCAGGGGAAAACCCGGCGGGCAGGATTTCCTGCCGAGGTAGAGCGCCAGCCGTGGCCGGGCCAGCGCGTCCCGCATGTCATCCACGCCGTATCCGGCATCTTTCTCCAGCCACACGCACACCGTGAACGCGGCCCCGGCAAGGTACTCGCGTCGGGAAAGGATGGTGGTAAGCTGCTCCTTGCAGACCTTGTTCACCAGCTCGTCGCGCCGCGTATGGTACGTCACCTTGCGCACGGAAGGAGGCGTCTGCACCGTGTGGTAGTCAATCATCCGTTCGCCCGAG
The sequence above is a segment of the Paucidesulfovibrio gracilis DSM 16080 genome. Coding sequences within it:
- the cas5e gene encoding type I-E CRISPR-associated protein Cas5/CasD; the protein is MREYLVFTLRGPMQSWGTVSAVGEVRATAGRPGRSGVMGLVAAALGIRRDAPDALETLHGAARIAVRADASGERMIDYHTVQTPPSVRKVTYHTRRDELVNKVCKEQLTTILSRREYLAGAAFTVCVWLEKDAGYGVDDMRDALARPRLALYLGRKSCPPGFPLLPEILSADNVAEAFERYDEICGEHCRNAGSLFTGSQVWSDAGHGVPEVEKYSTVYSVRDVLTNSARRQFAMRQEHHFTLRRKPEVEHVHE